AACACCACACGAAAAATTCGCTGAATTATTAAAGGCATCTAGAACGCTGGAAGGACCGCTTAAGGGATATTGAACGGCCCCGTTACCGATAGGCACATCAAAGATGCCTCCGGAGTTCACCATATTATAACCCGTCAACTGTTCTTGATAAATCACGCAGCTTCCCGAAGGATCCGTAATTTGAAATAGAAAGGAAACGTTTCCATATTCCAACGGAGTTCCGTCAGATTTCAGAATACGCCCTTGATAGGTCAGAGACGAAGGAGAAGCATAACTCGAAGAAACCCCGAGAAATGCTACGAGTCCTGAAACGATCCAAGTTTTCATAAGGTGGCTCCCCTATTGTCACTACGTTCCTTATCGGTTCTGAGGCCGCCTCCAAAAAGGATCTGCGTATTATTGCGAGCGCAGGATCTGCGCGCTCATTGCGCCGATGATAAACCTCACGCCAATTTGCGTTCTGAATGGTGAGCGCATTTTACACGCGCTCTTCTAGTGTCATTTTAAAACGATTTTCAGTTTGGATTAGGTTTTGAAGAGCCAACGCAGAAGATTTTAAAAAACAATTCAACCAAAGGAGTAAAAATGAAAACAATCTTACTAACAACGGCCTTATTAACAGGATTCGCAAGCAGTGCTTATGCGAAGTGCGATGCCGATATGAAAACAGTTCTTTCGTGTAAATCCACTCCGCAAGAGGGTGATCATGAAATCGCAGGCCAAATCGCCGACACGATCGAAATTTGCACGAAGGGATCTAAGACATTCATCGCGGTGGAAGCCGAAGGCTCAGGGCCTGAACCCGTTCTGACGAAACCAAGCGTGCGTGCCGGAGCCACCGTTTTTCCCATTGAAGACTTGGCAGAATTCTCTGTCGGGAGTCGTCCTTTCCCCGGTAAAGTCAAAATCGGACGCTTGTACGTAAAACTAGGCAGCGAAAGCGTCTCTTCCACTTTCACATGTAAGTAAATACAAGGCCGCCCGCTTACAGCTTTATCGGCGAAGGAGCGCGTTGACGACCGTGCTACGAACTGATTCCGGTGTTGGCGTTGAGTGGCCTTCTTTTTCGAGATGAATATAAATAATTTCGTGGAAAAGCAGAACGGCCTTTTGTTCGATACTCAATCTCTCGAAACTTGCTGTCGTGCAAACACGGTAGTTTTTTGTTTGCGGATCGTAAAAATTAATCGCAAGCAAAGCAAAATCAGAAACAGCAGGATCTGCCTGAAGATTTGACTTAAGCTGCTCAGCTGTGGAGACGTAGGTATAGTCGGTTTGCGAGCGGTTAAAATCTTCCACTGAACACGGAGTGATTATCAGAGATTTGAAAACGGACAACACCATAATCGGATATTGCAAGCGGAAAATATAATCTGTGACCTTGGCATCCAATAACACTTGCGGAGAATACACCGGCATGTGTGCGCTTTGTTTTTGCAAATCATAGATATCGTGAGCGAGCCACACGTCATGAACCCGAATCCCAAACCCACCGTTACCGCGAATGAATATGGCTTGAGCGTTTGTTGCAAAAAACGTCAATAAAACCAAAACGGAAAACGCTTTTTTAAGACCAAGGGAAAAGCTGAACATTGATTTCATAAACTTCCTTTTTATCTCCGCTTTCTAAAAAGCGCGCGGTTTTTTCGACAAAGTTCAAAATTCGTTTCTTTGCGATCGGCAATTTTTTGGGATCAATACAAACGCTCACGGAACAGACCTCTCTTTTTTCAAGAGGCACGTCATCCATACTGTTGATGATTCGCTGAAGGGACGTTTTATGGGAGCGACGAAGGGCTTCCGAAGGGACATCCAGCGAAGTAATAATGTGCTCATGGCGGATCGTCAGCTTTTCCCCGTGAATCTCCACCAAGCCCACGGTCGTTAAGTTGTGGAGGATCTTTTCCACTTTGTCTTCGGTCAGTCGCAATTTCTGCGCGATCCAATCAACGTCTAAGACAAAGTCAGTGGCCGTGCTCAGCGCCAAGAAAGCAAAGTGTGCGGGATCAGAAATGA
This region of Bdellovibrio sp. 22V genomic DNA includes:
- a CDS encoding DUF4423 domain-containing protein codes for the protein MRKKFPQFLKNLLEERQSRNERYSKRAFAKHCGISIGQLNDYLTGRRVCSAKTAQKIILSLNLSEEQERQALKIINSNSNNLHSLEVEHFSIISDPAHFAFLALSTATDFVLDVDWIAQKLRLTEDKVEKILHNLTTVGLVEIHGEKLTIRHEHIITSLDVPSEALRRSHKTSLQRIINSMDDVPLEKREVCSVSVCIDPKKLPIAKKRILNFVEKTARFLESGDKKEVYEINVQLFPWS